One part of the Sphingopyxis sp. TUF1 genome encodes these proteins:
- a CDS encoding aldo/keto reductase, which yields MQSRRLGKSAIHVSDICMGTMTFGSQTDEAEAFRILDRCFDDGISFYDTAEGYPVPPDIKWVGRTEEIVGRWMKTKNRDAIILATKVSGPSHVWFKSPCRGGMTALDRKNIVQAIDDSLTRLQTDYVDLYQTHWPDHDAPYDEMMDALDELVRIGKVRILGCSNETSWGLMKSLAASERLGAARYHTIQNNFSLNNRRFEDELAQVCKQEGVSLLPYSPLAGGVLSGKYQGGATPEGARFSRYLAMEGRQAAMGRRFVNEKSLAAAERYLQIAADAGLHPVTMATAWSKQHDFVASTIVGVSAYDQLDPILDAADLILPDEVMKALHKVSKEILYPMG from the coding sequence ATGCAGAGCCGCCGCCTTGGCAAGAGCGCCATCCATGTGTCCGACATCTGCATGGGGACGATGACCTTCGGCAGCCAGACCGACGAGGCTGAAGCCTTCCGCATCCTTGACCGCTGTTTCGACGACGGCATTAGTTTCTATGACACCGCCGAGGGTTATCCGGTCCCACCCGACATCAAATGGGTCGGCCGCACCGAGGAGATCGTCGGGCGCTGGATGAAGACCAAGAACCGCGACGCGATCATTCTCGCGACCAAGGTATCGGGGCCGAGCCATGTGTGGTTCAAGTCGCCGTGCCGCGGCGGCATGACCGCGCTCGACCGCAAGAATATCGTTCAGGCGATCGACGACAGCCTGACGCGGCTCCAGACCGATTATGTCGACCTCTACCAGACCCACTGGCCCGACCATGACGCGCCTTACGACGAGATGATGGACGCGCTCGACGAACTCGTCCGGATCGGCAAGGTCCGCATCCTCGGCTGCTCGAACGAGACGAGCTGGGGATTGATGAAATCGCTCGCCGCGTCGGAGCGGCTGGGCGCCGCGCGTTACCATACGATCCAGAATAATTTCAGCCTCAACAACCGCCGTTTCGAGGATGAACTGGCGCAGGTGTGCAAACAGGAAGGCGTCAGTTTGCTCCCCTATTCGCCGCTCGCCGGCGGGGTGCTGTCGGGCAAATATCAGGGCGGCGCGACGCCCGAGGGTGCGCGCTTCTCGCGCTATCTCGCGATGGAGGGGCGGCAGGCGGCGATGGGCCGCCGCTTCGTCAACGAAAAAAGCCTCGCGGCGGCCGAACGCTATTTGCAGATCGCGGCGGACGCGGGGCTGCACCCGGTGACGATGGCGACCGCCTGGTCGAAACAACATGATTTCGTCGCGTCGACGATCGTCGGGGTGAGCGCTTATGATCAGCTCGATCCGATCCTCGATGCCGCCGACCTCATCCTGCCCGATGAGGTGATGAAGGCGCTGCACAAGGTCAGCAAGGAAATCCTCTACCCGATGGGGTGA
- a CDS encoding dienelactone hydrolase family protein produces MCTEKMEAERDRAGMPVSRRSFAALAGVGALMAALPARAMAGKPVKGRDVTIKTAGGVCDAYFVAPAEGKHPAVLMWPDIRGLRPAFRQMAERLAGEGYAVLCVNPFYRWQKAPVVDAQNDWGVAAVREKLFGYYRELKRPLVETDAAAHLAFLDAQAEVDTKRKIGTSGYCMGGPMTIYTAALKPDRVGAAASFHGASVATDKPDSPHLLIAASKAGYLFAIGEDDDKETPNEKVLLKAVLEPRPEWHEVEVYPAQHGWCPPDGRVYDEVQAEKAWSRQGELFKASL; encoded by the coding sequence ATGTGTACCGAAAAGATGGAAGCCGAGCGCGACCGCGCCGGAATGCCCGTATCGCGCCGCAGCTTTGCCGCGCTCGCGGGCGTCGGCGCGCTCATGGCGGCGCTGCCTGCGCGCGCGATGGCGGGCAAGCCGGTGAAGGGCCGCGACGTTACGATTAAGACCGCCGGCGGCGTCTGCGATGCCTATTTCGTCGCACCGGCGGAAGGCAAGCATCCCGCCGTGCTGATGTGGCCCGACATTCGCGGGCTGCGCCCCGCCTTTCGCCAGATGGCCGAGCGATTGGCCGGCGAAGGCTATGCTGTGCTGTGCGTCAATCCCTTCTATCGCTGGCAAAAGGCGCCGGTTGTCGATGCCCAGAATGATTGGGGTGTCGCCGCCGTGCGTGAAAAATTGTTCGGTTATTACAGGGAATTGAAGCGCCCGCTCGTCGAAACCGACGCCGCGGCGCACCTTGCCTTCCTCGATGCGCAGGCGGAGGTTGATACCAAGCGGAAGATCGGTACGAGCGGCTATTGCATGGGCGGGCCGATGACCATCTATACCGCGGCGCTGAAGCCCGATCGGGTCGGCGCGGCGGCGAGCTTTCACGGCGCCAGCGTCGCCACCGACAAGCCCGACAGCCCGCACCTGCTGATCGCCGCCAGCAAGGCCGGCTATCTTTTCGCCATCGGCGAGGATGACGACAAGGAAACGCCGAACGAGAAAGTCTTGCTGAAGGCCGTGCTCGAACCGCGCCCGGAGTGGCATGAGGTCGAGGTCTATCCGGCGCAGCACGGCTGGTGCCCGCCCGACGGCCGCGTCTATGACGAAGTGCAGGCCGAAAAGGCTTGGAGCCGCCAGGGCGAGTTGTTCAAGGCGAGTTTGTAA
- a CDS encoding DUF411 domain-containing protein, which yields MFSARRTLFALAASVAAIGTAHAANPVMFRDVGCGCCLKWLEQVKASFGGKVAVVNSADMAAVKDKQGVPQALRSCHTVLVGGYVIEGHVPAKDIARLLREKPKGVKGLAVGGMPIGSPGMEHGDHREAYKVMTFGPGGQRVYASYAAGGGAHAH from the coding sequence ATGTTTTCTGCCCGTCGTACGTTGTTTGCCCTCGCCGCCTCCGTCGCTGCCATCGGCACCGCGCACGCCGCGAACCCGGTGATGTTCCGCGATGTCGGCTGCGGCTGCTGCCTCAAATGGCTCGAACAGGTTAAGGCATCGTTCGGCGGAAAGGTCGCGGTAGTCAACTCGGCCGACATGGCGGCGGTGAAGGACAAGCAGGGCGTGCCGCAGGCGCTGCGCAGTTGCCACACCGTGCTCGTCGGTGGCTATGTGATCGAGGGCCATGTGCCCGCAAAGGACATCGCCCGCCTGCTCCGCGAGAAGCCGAAGGGCGTGAAGGGGCTTGCCGTGGGCGGGATGCCGATCGGATCGCCCGGCATGGAGCACGGCGATCACCGCGAAGCCTATAAGGTCATGACCTTCGGCCCCGGCGGTCAGCGCGTTTATGCGAGCTATGCCGCGGGCGGCGGCGCACACGCGCACTGA